A DNA window from Arachis hypogaea cultivar Tifrunner chromosome 18, arahy.Tifrunner.gnm2.J5K5, whole genome shotgun sequence contains the following coding sequences:
- the LOC112771999 gene encoding probable phospholipid-transporting ATPase 4, which translates to MTKGRIRARIRRSHLYTFGCLRPQTTEEGGPHPLQLHGPGYSRTVYCNQPLIHEKKSLFYCNNNISTTKYNVLTFLPKALFEQFRRVANIYFLLAACLSASPISPFSPLSMIAPLAFVVGLSMAKEALEDSRRFLQDVKVNNRKVSVHKSNGEFVPRSWQRVMVGDVVKVEKDQFFPADLLLLSSSYEDGICYVETMNLDGETNLKVKRSLEATLSLDNDGAFWDFSGTIHCEDPNPNLYSFVGNFEYERQVYPLDPSQILLRDSKLRNTDYIYGVVIFTGHDSKVMQNSTKSPSKRSTIEKKMDHIIYTLFTVLILISFISSIGFVVKTKFQVPKWWYLQPDNIEYQYDPKKIMLAGMSHLITALILYGYLIPISLYVSIEIVKVLQASFINQDIQMYDEETGTPADARTSNLNEELGQVDTILSDKTGTLTCNQMDFLKCSIAGTSYGVRSSEVELAAAKQMASDMEEQDTESDLSNFPMIKGRVPRQNVRRAEEIELETVVTSKGDEDKRPAIKGFGFEDSRLMNGNWLKDPKADIMLLFFRILSVCHTAIPEVNEETGICTYEAESPDEGAFLVAAREFGFEFFRRTQSTVVVREKFSASGGVVEREYKILNLLDFTSKRKRMSVIVRDEEGNIILFCKGADSIIFDRLSENGKMYLEATTRHLNEYGENGLRTLALAYKRLNEQEYTEWNNEFHKARTAVGTDREALLEEVSDLMERELILIGATAVEDKLQKGVPQCIDKLAQAGLKIWVLTGDKMETAINIGFACSLLRQGMKQICITLDSDAVTNDRLEVVKGNILNQITNAAQMINMEKDPHAAFALIIDGKTLTYALEDDMKHQFLGLAVDCASVICCRVSPKQKALVTRLVKEGTGKTTLAIGDGANDVGMIQEADIGVGISGVEGMQAVMASDFSIAQFRFLERLLVIHGHWCYKRIAQMICYFFYKNIAFGLTIFYFEAFAGFSGQSVYDDWYMILFNVVLTSLPVISLGVFEQDVPSEVCLQFPALYQQGPKNLFFDWYRILGWMGNGLYSSLIIFFLVIIIFYDQAFRINGQTADMAAVGTTMFTCIICAVNCQIALTMSHFTWIQHLFVWGSIATWYLFLLLYGVLPPKYSKTAYQILIEVLAPAPIYWTATLLVTVACILPYLAHISFQRCFNPMDHHIIQEIKYYKKDIEDRHMWTRESSKARQETKIGFTARVEAKIRQLKGRLQKKQSALGVPSPTYT; encoded by the exons TGGCGAAGGAAGCATTGGAGGATTCCCGCAGGTTCCTTCAGGATGTCAAGGTTAATAACCGGAAAGTTAGTGTCCATAAAAGTAATGGTGAGTTTGTCCCCAGGTCTTGGCAGAGAGTTATGGTTGGGGATGTTGTAAAAGTAGAGAAGGACCAATTTTTTCCAGCAGACTTGCTTCTACTGTCATCAAGTTATGAGGATGGGATATGTTATGTGGAAACAATGAATTTGGACGGCGAAACCAACTTGAAGGTGAAGAGATCTTTGGAGGCAACCCTGTCTCTGGATAATGATGGAGCCTTTTGGGATTTCTCAGGAACAATACATTGTGAAGACCCAAATCCCAATCTCTATAGCTTTGTTGGCAACTTTGAGTATGAACGTCAGGTTTATCCTCTTGATCCTAGTCAAATTCTCCTTCGCGATTCAAAGCTTAGGAATACTGATTATATCTATGGGGTGGTCATTTTCACTGGTCATGATAGCAAAGTCATGCAGAATTCTACAAAATCCCCGTCAAAAAGGAGCACAATAGAGAAAAAGATGGATCATATAATATACACTCTCTTCACCGTCCTCATATTGATTTCATTTATTAGTTCAATAGGATTTGTTGTGAAGACCAAGTTCCAAGTCCCAAAGTGGTGGTATCTGCAGCCGGATAACATCGAATACCAGTATGATCCTAAGAAGATTATGTTGGCTGGGATGAGCCATTTGATTACTGCACTGATTCTTTATGGATATTTGATACCTATCTCACTTTATGTTTCAATTGAGATTGTGAAGGTATTACAAGCGTCTTTCATTAACCAAGACATTCAAATGTATGATGAAGAAACTGGGACACCAGCTGATGCACGGACATCAAATTTAAATGAAGAATTGGGTCAGGTAGACACTATCCTCTCTGATAAGACTGGAACTTTAACCTGCAATCAGATGGACTTTTTGAAGTGCTCCATTGCTGGTACTTCTTATGGTGTACGCTCCAGTGAAGTTGAACTTGCTGCTGCAAAGCAGATGGCTTCTGATATGGAGGAGCAGGATACGGAATCAGATCTCTCTAATTTCCCCATGATTAAGGGTAGAGTTCCACGACAAAATGTTAGAAGAGCAGAAGAAATTGAACTTGAGACTGTTGTAACTTCCAAAGGAGATGAGGATAAAAGGCCTGCAATAAAGGGGTTTGGTTTTGAAGACAGCCGCCTCATGAATGGTAACTGGTTGAAAGATCCCAAAGCAGATATCATGCTATTGTTTTTCCGGATATTATCAGTTTGCCATACTGCCATTCCTGAGGTGAATGAGGAGACTGGCATTTGTACATATGAAGCTGAGTCACCCGATGAAGGGGCTTTTCTTGTAGCAGCAAGAGaatttggttttgagttttttagAAGAACTCAATCGACTGTTGTTGTACGTGAAAAGTTTTCTGCCTCAGGAGGAGTGGTTGAAAG GGAGTATAAAATATTGAATTTGCTAGATTTTACTAGCAAAAGAAAGCGAATGTCCGTGATTGTTCGTGATGAGGAGGGAAACATTATTCTTTTCTGCAAAGGAGCAGACAG CATTATATTTGATCGATTGTCAGAGAATGGAAAAATGTATTTGGAGGCTACTACTAGGCACCTTAATGAATATGGAGAAAATGGTTTGCGAACACTTGCTCTTGCTTACAAAAGGCTTAATGAGCAAGAGTACACTGAGTGGAACAATGAGTTTCATAAAGCCAGGACTGCTGTTGGGACTGACAGAGAGGCATTGCTTGAGGAGGTATCGGATCTTATGGAAAGGGAGTTGATTCTTATTGGTGCAACTGCTGTGGAAGATAAACTGCAGAAAGGG GTGCCTCAGTGTATTGATAAACTTGCTCAAGCTGGTCTCAAGATCTGGGTATTGACAGGAGATAAGATGGAAACTGCAATCAACATTGG TTTTGCTTGTAGTTTGCTTCGACAGGGCATGAAGCAAATCTGTATTACTCTGGATTCAGATGCAGTAACCAATGATCGCCTAGAG GTGGTCAAGGGCAACATCTTGAATCAAATCACCAATGCCGCACAAATGATAAATATGGAGAAGGATCCCCATGCTGCATTTGCATTAATTATTGATGGGAAAACTCTAACATATGCTTTAGAAGATGACATGAAGCATCAGTTTTTGGGATTAGCTGTTGACTGTGCATCTGTCATTTGCTGTCGTGTGTCTCCCAAGCAAAAGGCATTG GTGACAAGGTTAGTGAAAGAAGGAACTGGAAAGACCACCTTAGCAATAGGCGATGGTGCCAATGATGTTGGTATGATTCAAGAAGCAGATATTGGTGTGGGAATCAGTGGGGTTGAAGGTATGCAG GCTGTGATGGCTAGTGACTTTTCTATTGCTCAATTTCGGTTCTTGGAGAGGCTTCTGGTTATCCATGGACACTGGTGTTACAAGAGAATTGCACAAATG ATATGCTATTTCTTCTACAAAAATATAGCATTTGGGCTCACCATATTCTATTTTGAGGCCTTTGCGGGATTCTCTGGTCAATCGGTTTATGATGACTGGTACATGATATTGTTCAATGTTGTTCTCACATCATTGCCTGTCATCTCACTtggagtttttgaacaagatgttCCATCAGAAGTTTGCTTACAG TTTCCTGCACTATATCAACAAGGACCCAAAAATTTGTTCTTTGACTGGTATAGAATATTGGGATGGATGGGCAATGGTCTCTATTCGTCTCTCATTATTTTCTTCCTAGTTATAATCATCTTCTATGATCAAGCATTCCGGATAAATGGCCAAACTGCGGATATGGCTGCCGTCGGTACAACAATGTTCACTTGCATCATCTGCGCTGTCAACTGTCAGATTGCGTTGACAATGAGCCATTTCACATGGATCCAACACCTCTTTGTGTGGGGTAGCATAGCCACATGGTACCTCTTTCTCTTGCTATATGGCGTGCTTCCTCCGAAATATTCCAAGACTGCCTACCAGATATTGATTGAAGTTCTTGCTCCGGCTCCTATTTATTGGACAGCAACACTTCTGGTAACAGTTGCATGCATTCTTCCTTATCTTGCCCACATATCCTTCCAAAGATGTTTTAATCCCATGGATCATCACATCATCCAAGAAATCAAGTACTACAAGAAGGATATCGAAGATCGACACATGTGGACGAGGGAGAGCTCCAAGGCGAGACAAGAAACGAAGATCGGATTCACGGCAAGAGTGGAAGCCAAGATTAGACAATTGAAAGGGAGGCTGCAGAAGAAGCAATCTGCATTGGGGGTTCCATCACCAACTTAcacataa
- the LOC112773059 gene encoding casein kinase 1-like protein 2 gives MEPRIANKFRLGRKLGSGSFGEIYLGTNVQTNEEVAIKLESIKTKHPQLLYESKLYKILQGGTGIPNLKWFGVEGEYNVLVIDLLGPSLEDLFNFCSRKLSLKTVLMLADQMINRVEFIHSKSFLHRDIKPDNFLMGLGRRANQVYAIDFGLAKKYRDSSTHQHIPYRENKNLTGTARYASMNTHLGIEQSRRDDLESLGFVLMYFLRGSLPWQGLKAGTKKQKYDKISEKKVSTSIESLCRGYPSEFASYFHYCRSLRFDDKPDYAYLKRLFRDLFIREGFQFDYVFDWTILKYQQSQIASPPVRPVGLPPGPSSGLPPAALNADRHSGGEDGRHTGLSSSDPTRRRHSGPIANDGNLSRQKAPVANDTTRSKDGMLSSSNFFRSSGSTRRVAFSGGREAVVGSGTEHSRSQTLDANPGALRKISGAQKNSPIISSEHTRAPSGIATSNIRNFESTLRGFENLNLNEERVK, from the exons ATGGAGCCTCGCATTGCCAACAAGTTCCGTCTTGGCCGCAAGCTCGGTAGCGGATCATTCGGGGAGATCTATCTCG GGACTAACGTTCAGACCAATGAAGAGGTTGCAATTAAGCTT GAAAGTATCAAAACCAAGCATCCTCAGCTGTTGTATGAATCAAAGCTGTACAAAATACTTCAAGGAGGAA CTGGGATCCCAAATTTGAAATGGTTTGGTGTTGAGGGAGAATACAACGTCCTTGTTATAGATTTGCTGGGTCCTAGCCTCGAGGATTTATTCAATTTCTGTAGTCGGAAATTGTCCCTGAAAACTGTTCTCATGCTTGCTGATCAGATG ATAAATCGGGTTGAATTTATTCATTCCAAATCATTTTTACATAGGGACATCAAGCCAGACAACTTCCTCATGGGTTTAGGGAGGCGTGCAAATCAA GTGTATGCCATTGACTTTGGTCTTGCTAAGAAATACAGAGACAGCTCTACCCATCAGCATATTCCATATAG AGAGAATAAGAATTTGACTGGAACTGCAAGATATGCTAGCATGAATACTCATCTTGGAATTG AGCAAAGCCGTAGGGACGACTTAGAGTCACTTggatttgttcttatgtattttttgaGAGGAAG TCTTCCATGGCAGGGATTGAAAGCTGGTACTAAGAAGCAGAAGTATGATAAAATTAGTGAGAAGAAAGTTTCTACTTCCATTGAG tctCTCTGCCGTGGCTATCCTTCAGAATTTGCTTCATATTTCCATTACTGTCGGTCACTGCGATTTGATGATAAACCAGATTACGCTTATTTGAAAAGGCTTTTCCGTGACCTTTTCATTCGTGAAG GATTCCAGTTTGATTATGTCTTTGATTGGACCATCTTGAAATATCAGCAATCTCAAATTGCCTCTCCTCCCGTTCGTCCTGTT ggtcttcctccagggccaaGTTCTGGCTTGCCACCAGCTGCTTTGAATGCTGATAGACACTCGG GTGGAGAAGATGGTAGGCATACTGGTTTGTCTTCATCAGATCCTACTCGTAGAAGGCACTCTGGACCTATTGCAAATGATGGAAACTTATCCAGACAAAAGGCCCCTGTTGCAAATGACACTACTAGATCCAAAGATGGGATG TTGTCTAGTTCTAATTTCTTTCGGTCAAGTGGATCTACAAGAAGAGTGGCTTTCTCAGGCGGTCGTGAAGCGGTAGTTGGCAGTGGTACTGAACACTCCCGTTCTCAGACCCTGGATGCAAATCCAGGAGCACTCCGGAAAATATCTGGTGCCCAGAAGAATTCACCTATCATCTCTTCTGAGCACACCCGGGCACCTTCTGGCATAGCCACATCAAACATAAGGAATTTTGAGTCAACTCTCAGAGGATTTGAGAACCTGAATCTCAATGAGGAGAGGGTAAAGTAG
- the LOC112773061 gene encoding eukaryotic initiation factor 4A-8, protein MAGLAPEGTQFDARQYDSKMNDLLSADGQEFFTSYDEVYDSFDAMGLQENLLRGIYAYGFERPSAIQQRGIVPFCKGLDVIQQAQSGTGKTATFCSGILQQLDYGVVQCQALVLAPTRELAQQIEKVMRALGDYLGVKVHACVGGTSVREDQRILQAGVHTVVGTPGRVFDMLRRQSLRPDYIKMFVLDEADEMLSRGFKDQIYDIFQLLPSKIQVGVFSATMPPEALEITRKFMNKPVRILVKRDELTLEGIKQFYVNVEKEEWKLETLCDLYETLAITQSVIFVNTRRKVDWLTDKMRSNDHTVSATHGDMDQNTRDIIMREFRSGSSRVLITTDLLARGIDVQQVSLVINYDLPTQPENYLHRIGRSGRFGRKGVAINFVTLDDARMLSDIQKFYNVNVEELPSNVADLL, encoded by the exons aTGGCGGGTTTGGCTCCTGAAGGAACACAATTTGATGCTCGGCAATATGATTCTAAGATGAATGATTT GCTTTCTGCCGATGGGCAAGAATTCTTCACCTCATATGATGAAGTCTATGATAGTTTTGATGCAATGGGATTACAAGAAAATCTTCTCAGAGGCATATATGCTTATG GTTTTGAGAGGCCTTCTGCAATACAGCAAAGGGGAATTGTTCCTTTCTGCAAAGGTCTAGATGTGATTCAGCAGGCTCAATCTGGAACCGGCAAGACAGCAACATTCTGTTCCGGAATTTTGCAGCAGCTTGATTATGGAGTGGTTCAGTGTCAGGCTTTGGTTTTGGCACCAACAAGGGAGCTGGCACAGCAAATTGAGAAGGTTATGCGAGCACTTGGTGATTACCTTGGTGTCAAGGTTCATGCTTGTGTTGGTGGGACAAGTGTTCGCGAGGATCAGCGCATTCTCCAGGCCGGTGTCCACACTGTTGTTGGCACTCCCGGCCGTGTTTTTGACATGCTGCGGAGACAGTCTCTTCGCCCAGATTACATAAAGATGTTTGTTTTGGATGAGGCAGATGAAATGCTTTCTCGTGGTTTCAAAGACCAG ATCTATGACATCTTCCAGCTTCTACCATCCAAAATTCAGGTTGGAGTGTTTTCTGCTACCATGCCACCAGAAGCCCTTGAGATTACAAGGAAGTTCATGAATAAGCCAGTGAGAATCCTGGTTAAGCGAGATGAATTGACCCTTGAAGGTATCAAGCAGTTTTATGTGAATGTTGAGAAGGAAGAATGGAAGCTAGAGACACTCTGCGACCTTTATGAGACTCTGGCCATCACACAGAGTGTCATCTTTGTGAACACAAGGCGCAAGGTGGATTGGCTCACTGACAAGATGAGAAGCAACGATCACACCGTTTCGGCCACACACGGCGACATGGATCAAAACACTCGCGACATCATTATGCGCGAATTCCGGTCAGGCTCATCGAGAGTTCTCATCACCACTGATTTATTGGCTAGAGGCATAGATGTGCAGCAAGTGTCTCTGGTTATAAACTATGATCTGCCAACTCAACCTGAGAACTATCTTCACCGCATAGGAAGGAGTGGAAGGTTTGGAAGGAAAGGTGTTGCTATAAACTTTGTGACTTTGGATGATGCAAGGATGCTTTCTGATATTCAGAAGTTCTACAATGTCAATGTAGAAGAGTTGCCATCAAATGTTGCTGATCTCCTCTGA
- the LOC112773062 gene encoding linoleate 9S-lipoxygenase, with amino-acid sequence MFSGVTSLVNRGHKIKGTVVLMRKNVLDINSLTSAQGLIGQGLGFVGSTIDNLTAFLGRSVSLHLISATKPDGNGKGKVGKSTFLEGIISSLPTLGAGQSAFTIHFEWDDGEMGIPGAFYIKNFMQTEFFLLTLTLEDIPNHANLKIHFVCNSWIYNAKNYKTDRIFFSNKTYLPSDTPAPLVKYREDELKNLRGDGKGERKEYDRIYDYDVYNDLGNPDSNEKYARPVLGGSTLPYPRRGRTGRPTTNKDPKSEKRSDFVYLPRDEAFGHLKSSDFLTYGLKSVAQDVMPVLTDAFDSNILTLEFDDFAEVDKLYTGGITLPTNFLSKFSPLPVLKEILRTDGEQFLKYPPPKVMQVNKSAWMTDEEFSRETLAGVNPNVIKSLEEFPPGSKLDSKVYGDHTSTMKKEHLEPNLEGLTVEQAIEKKKLFILDHHDYLIPYLRRINSSKTKAYATRTIFFLKDDGTLKPLAIELSKPHPQGEEHGPVSDVYLPAHEGVEGYIWVLAKAYVVVNDSCYHQLVSHWLNTHAVVEPFVIATNRHLNVVHPINKLLSPHYRDTMNINSLARKALINADGIIEQTFLWGRYALEMSAVLYKDWVFLDQALPNDLIKRGVAVKDSSSPHGVHLVIEDYPYASDGLEIWDAIKSWVKEYVFFYYNSDDALKQDTELQEWWKELVEVGHGDKKNETWWPKMETRNELIEASTTLIWIASALHAAINFGQYPYGGYILNRPTLSRRFMPEKGSPEYDELAKNHEKEFLKTITGKKETLIDLTVIEILSRHASDESYLGQRDDGEFWTCDTEALDAFKRFGKKLAETEQRLMQKNNDGSLKNRSGPAKMPYTLLYPSSEEGLTFRGIPNSISI; translated from the exons ATGTTTTCGGGAGTGACAAGTCTGGTGAACAGGGGACACAAGATTAAGGGCACGGTGGTGCTGATGCGCAAGAACGTCCTTGACATCAACTCCCTTACCAGCGCTCAGGGACTCATCGGCCAAGGCCTCGGCTTCGTCGGCTCAACCATCGATAATCTCACGGCCTTCTTGGGCCGCTCTGTCTCCCTCCACCTCATTAGTGCCACCAAACCAGATG GGAATGGGAAGGGCAAAGTTGGAAAGAGCACGTTTTTGGAAGGCATAATATCTTCGTTGCCAACATTGGGAGCAGGGCAATCTGCATTCACTATTCATTTCGAATGGGATGATGGTGAGATGGGAATTCCAGGAGCATTTTACATCAAGAATTTCATGCAAACTGAGTTCTTCCTCCTTACTTTGACTCTTGAAGACATTCCAAACCATGCAAATCTCAAAATCCACTTTGTTTGCAACTCCTGGATTTATAATGCTAAAAACTACAAAACCGATCGCATTTTCTTTTCCAACAAg ACATATCTTCCAAGTGACACGCCAGCACCACTTGTAAAGTACAGGGAAGATGAATTGAAGAATTTAAGAGGAGATGGAAAAGGAGAGCGCAAAGAATATGATAGGATCTATGATTATGATGTTTACAATGATTTGGGGAATCCAGATAGCAATGAAAAATATGCTCGCCCTGTTCTTGGAGGATCTACTTTACCTTACCCTCGTAGAGGAAGAACAGGAAGACCAACCACTAACAAAG ATCCTAAGAGCGAGAAACGGAGCGATTTTGTTTACCTACCAAGGGACGAAGCATTTGGTCACTTGAAGTCATCAGATTTTCTAACTTATGGACTAAAATCTGTAGCACAAGATGTGATGCCTGTTCTCACAGATGCATTTGATTCAAATATCTTAACTCTTGAGTTTGATGATTTTGCTGAAGTGGATAAACTCTATACTGGTGGAATTACACTACCTACAAACTTTCTCAGCAAGTTTTCCCCTTTGCCAGTACTCAAGGAAATTCTACGAACAGATGGTGAACAATTCCTTAAATATCCACCACCCAAAGTCATGCAag TGAATAAATCTGCATGGATGACTGATGAAGAATTTTCTAGAGAAACACTAGCTGGTGTAAATCCTAATGTCATTAAGAGTCTTGAG GAGTTTCCACCAGGTAGCAAGCTAGATAGTAAAGTCTATGGTGATCATACTAGTACAATGAAAAAAGAACATTTAGAGCCTAACTTAGAAGGGCTTACTGTAGAACAG GCTATTGAGAAAAAGAAATTGTTCATTCTAGATCACCATGACTATTTGATTCCATATTTGAGAAGAATAAATTCAAGCAAGACAAAGGCCTATGCTACAAGGACTATTTTCTTCTTGAAAGATGATGGAACTTTAAAGCCACTGGCCATTGAGCTAAGCAAGCCACATCCTCAAGGAGAAGAGCATGGTCCTGTGAGTGATGTCTATCTACCAGCACATGAAGGAGTTGAAGGTTATATTTGGGTACTGGCCAAGGCATATGTTGTTGTAAATGACTCATGCTATCACCAACTTGTTAGTCATTG GTTAAACACTCATGCAGTTGTTGAACCATTCGTGATAGCAACAAATAGGCATTTGAATGTGGTTCACCCCATTAATAAACTACTTTCCCCACACTACCGTGACACCATGAATATAAATTCACTTGCTCGGAAAGCCTTGATTAATGCAGATGGTATTATAGAACAAACATTCTTGTGGGGTAGATATGCTTTGGAAATGTCTGCTGTACTCTATAAGGATTGGGTTTTTCTAGATCAAGCATTACCTAATGATCTCATCAAGAG AGGAGTGGCAGTTAAGGATTCATCTTCTCCCCATGGTGTGCACCTTGTGATTGAGGATTACCCTTATGCTTCTGATGGATTAGAAATATGGGATGCTATTAAATCATGGGTTAAAGAGTATGTGTTCTTTTACTACAACTCAGATGATGCACTAAAACAAGACACTGAACTCCAAGAATGGTGGAAAGAGCTTGTAGAGGTAGGTCATGGTGACAAGAAGAATGAGACATGGTGGCCAAAGATGGAAACTCGAAACGAGTTGATTGAAGCTTCAACCACTCTCATATGGATTGCTTCAGCACTTCATGCAGCTATTAATTTTGGCCAATACCCTTATGGAGGTTACATTCTTAACCGTCCAACACTTAGCAGAAGATTCATGCCTGAGAAAGGGTCTCCTGAGTATGATGAATTGGCTAAGAATCATGAGAAGGAGTTCTTGAAAACAATCACAGGGAAGAAAGAGACACTAATTGATCTTACAGTTATTGAAATTTTGTCAAGGCATGCTTCTGATGAGTCCTACCTTGGACAAAGGGATGATGGTGAGTTTTGGACTTGTGATACTGAGGCATTAGATGCCTTTAAGAGATTTGGAAAGAAACTTGCAGAGACTGAACAAAGATTGATGCAGAAGAACAATGATGGATCATTGAAAAATCGTTCTGGACCAGCTAAGATGCCTTACACTTTGCTTTATCCTTCTAGTGAGGAAGGGTTGACTTTCAGAGGAATTCCAAATAGTATCTCTATCTAA